A genomic region of Mycobacterium sp. Aquia_213 contains the following coding sequences:
- the cbiE gene encoding precorrin-6y C5,15-methyltransferase (decarboxylating) subunit CbiE, which yields MIVVVGIGADGMPGLSNAARIQLQTATVIYGAERQLGLLDDTVTAERREWPSPMLPALQTLPIDDDIHIVASGDPLMHGIGGTLIRLYGAEKVTVLPHVSAVTLACARMGWNVQDTEVISLVAAPPSTAVRRGGQAIVLSQSGSTPNVVAELLTVHGRGDSAFSVLEQLGGPAECRRDSTARQWADTPTGVDDLNVIAIRYLPDERIAPLPDDAFAHDGQITKHGVRAVTLAALAPRPGERLWDVGAGSGSIAVEWCRSWRGCSAVAFEHDEQRRINIEFNAAAFGVAVDVRGEAPDQFDGAPAPDAIFIGGGLTRPDLLDSCLEQLPKGGRLVANAVTIESESLLIQAYSRLGGELRRFQLYQGSPLGAFTGWRPQYPVTQWTVTK from the coding sequence ATGATCGTCGTGGTCGGCATCGGCGCCGACGGCATGCCAGGACTATCGAACGCGGCCCGCATCCAATTGCAAACGGCCACGGTCATTTACGGTGCCGAAAGGCAACTCGGATTGCTCGACGACACGGTGACCGCCGAGCGCAGGGAGTGGCCGTCGCCGATGCTGCCCGCCCTGCAAACACTTCCCATCGACGACGACATTCACATCGTCGCCAGCGGCGATCCCCTCATGCACGGCATCGGCGGCACCCTGATCCGCCTCTACGGCGCCGAAAAAGTGACAGTGCTCCCACACGTGTCGGCGGTGACGCTGGCCTGCGCCCGGATGGGGTGGAACGTCCAGGACACCGAGGTGATCAGCCTGGTCGCCGCACCGCCGAGCACCGCGGTGCGCCGCGGCGGCCAGGCGATCGTGCTGTCGCAAAGCGGCTCCACGCCCAATGTCGTGGCCGAGCTGCTCACCGTGCACGGCCGTGGCGATTCCGCGTTCAGCGTGCTCGAACAACTCGGCGGCCCAGCCGAATGCCGCCGCGACAGCACCGCACGCCAGTGGGCCGACACACCAACCGGCGTCGACGACCTCAACGTGATCGCCATTCGCTACCTGCCCGACGAGCGCATCGCACCCCTGCCCGACGATGCGTTCGCCCACGACGGCCAGATCACCAAACACGGCGTCCGGGCGGTCACCCTGGCGGCACTAGCGCCGCGGCCCGGCGAGCGGTTGTGGGACGTCGGCGCCGGCTCGGGCAGCATCGCCGTCGAATGGTGTCGCAGCTGGCGGGGCTGCAGCGCCGTGGCTTTCGAGCACGACGAGCAGCGTCGCATCAATATCGAATTCAATGCCGCGGCCTTCGGCGTCGCCGTCGACGTGCGCGGCGAAGCACCCGACCAGTTCGACGGCGCCCCAGCGCCTGACGCCATCTTCATCGGCGGCGGCCTGACCCGTCCCGATCTGCTCGACTCCTGCCTTGAACAGCTGCCAAAGGGAGGGCGCCTGGTCGCCAACGCCGTCACCATTGAATCCGAATCGCTTCTGATACAGGCATATTCACGCCTCGGCGGCGAATTGCGACGTTTTCAGCTTTACCAGGGCAGCCCGCTGGGAGCCTTCACCGGCTGGCGTCCGCAATACCCGGTCACCCAGTGGACGGTGACGAAGTGA
- the cobM gene encoding precorrin-4 C(11)-methyltransferase — translation MTVYFIGAGPGAADLITVRGQRLLQRCKTCLYAGSIMPDDLLALCPPGAKVVDTGPLTLEQIVAELADADAAGHDVARLHSGDPSLYSALAEQCRRLDALRIGYEIVPGVPAFAAAAAALKRELTVPGVAQTVTLTRVSTLSTAMPAGEDLQTLAQSGGTLVLHLAAAQIDTIVAQLLTSGCRTETPAAVVAFASWPQQTVLRGTLETIAGQMRETGITKTAVIIVGDVLAAEGFTDSYLYSTARRAKGQH, via the coding sequence GTGACGGTGTACTTCATCGGCGCCGGCCCCGGCGCCGCCGACCTGATCACGGTCCGCGGCCAACGACTGCTGCAGCGATGCAAAACATGCCTGTACGCGGGTTCGATCATGCCCGACGACCTGCTGGCCCTCTGCCCGCCCGGCGCGAAAGTCGTTGACACCGGCCCGTTGACGCTCGAGCAGATCGTCGCCGAACTCGCCGACGCCGACGCCGCCGGCCACGATGTCGCCCGGCTGCATTCCGGTGATCCGTCGTTGTATAGCGCGCTGGCCGAGCAATGCCGCCGACTCGACGCGCTGCGCATCGGCTACGAAATCGTGCCTGGCGTACCGGCTTTCGCCGCGGCAGCGGCGGCCTTGAAGAGAGAGCTCACCGTCCCGGGAGTGGCGCAGACGGTCACCCTGACCCGGGTATCGACGCTGTCGACAGCGATGCCGGCGGGTGAAGACCTACAAACCCTTGCGCAATCCGGCGGCACCCTGGTGCTGCACCTCGCCGCCGCTCAGATCGACACCATCGTTGCGCAACTGCTCACCAGTGGGTGCCGGACCGAAACACCCGCAGCAGTAGTGGCTTTCGCCAGCTGGCCGCAGCAGACAGTGCTGCGCGGCACGCTCGAAACCATCGCCGGCCAAATGCGCGAGACCGGCATCACCAAGACCGCCGTCATCATCGTCGGCGATGTGCTGGCCGCCGAGGGCTTCACCGACAGCTACCTGTACTCGACCGCGCGCCGCGCCAAAGGCCAACACTGA
- a CDS encoding cobalt-precorrin-6A reductase, which yields MRVLLLGGTGEGRALAKALHPGVDVISSLAGRVPDPVLPVGPVRVGGFGGVAGLQKWLQEENIDAVVDATHPFAATMTAHAAEACERATIPHLVLARPAWDPGTAEVVESDKEAAKAIAQNQYSRIFLTTGRSGTKAFQGSDAWFLIRAVTEPDVDSLPRHRQLLLSRGPYRYDDEIAIMRDHRIDALVSKNSGGDMTRAKLDAAAALDIPVVMVDRPPLPDGINAVGTVREAADWVAGLG from the coding sequence ATGCGGGTGCTGCTGCTCGGCGGCACCGGCGAGGGGCGCGCGCTCGCCAAAGCCCTGCACCCCGGCGTCGACGTGATCAGCTCGCTGGCCGGCCGGGTGCCGGATCCGGTGCTTCCCGTCGGTCCGGTGCGCGTCGGCGGATTCGGCGGCGTGGCGGGCTTGCAAAAATGGCTACAAGAAGAAAACATCGACGCCGTCGTCGACGCGACCCACCCGTTTGCGGCCACCATGACCGCCCACGCCGCAGAGGCATGTGAGCGGGCCACAATCCCGCACCTGGTGCTGGCCCGCCCGGCCTGGGATCCAGGCACGGCAGAAGTCGTCGAATCGGACAAAGAAGCCGCGAAAGCCATTGCGCAAAACCAATATTCGCGGATATTTCTCACCACCGGCCGCTCCGGAACAAAAGCGTTCCAAGGCAGCGATGCGTGGTTTTTGATTCGTGCGGTCACCGAACCGGACGTCGACTCGTTGCCGCGCCACCGCCAGCTGCTGTTGTCGCGCGGGCCGTATCGCTACGACGACGAAATCGCCATCATGCGCGATCACCGGATTGACGCCCTGGTGTCCAAGAACAGCGGCGGCGACATGACCCGGGCAAAGCTGGATGCGGCTGCGGCGCTGGACATTCCGGTGGTGATGGTGGACCGCCCACCACTGCCAGATGGAATCAACGCGGTGGGAACCGTCCGGGAGGCCGCGGATTGGGTTGCCGGACTGGGCTAA
- a CDS encoding PPE family protein — MTAPIWLAFPPEVHSTLLSSGPGPGPLLAAAGAWSALSTEYADAADELTGLLGAVQAGEWQGPSAEQYVAAHAPYLTWLLASSADSTAAAALHETAAGAYTAALAAMPTLGELAANHAIHGALVATNFFGLNTIPIAVNEADYARMWVQAATTMSAYEAVSESALAAVPPSTPAPQIMMAAADTSTTQQQATTAAQQYPSWMDQLEAWLRQYTTSFAWPVSKDLNPGGWPFPPVPWVNSLASFFTQLGLSPTLASAMGWAIFHTLMIFWPFIQVAVQLAVVAIPAMMVIAAAGAAGAAAGAAAIAVSTAVPLAIQPQLPAMAPTPMPTAPAPAGFGNVPSTSSASAPAPAPASATAAPSPGAPPAGAPPGVSFGPTSTTGLGAGLSDALWAVGLSGLSGSSSAKNRSRRKSEEPASDDADAPGAAAAASAKEKLKARRRRAQDAKDKAYRYEYMDLEDAPAGPDDEPVTSVGESGAGPLGFAGAAVKSGAGHAAGLTTLGGDGLNDGPSVPMLPSSWGHDGK, encoded by the coding sequence ATGACCGCCCCGATCTGGCTCGCGTTTCCACCCGAGGTGCACTCCACCCTGCTGAGCAGTGGGCCCGGACCTGGGCCGTTGTTGGCGGCTGCTGGTGCGTGGTCGGCGCTGAGCACCGAATACGCCGACGCCGCCGACGAACTCACCGGGCTGCTGGGTGCGGTGCAGGCCGGCGAGTGGCAGGGCCCGAGCGCTGAGCAGTACGTCGCTGCCCACGCCCCGTATTTGACCTGGCTGCTCGCCAGCTCCGCGGACAGCACGGCTGCGGCCGCGTTGCACGAGACAGCCGCCGGCGCCTACACGGCCGCGCTGGCCGCCATGCCCACGCTGGGCGAGCTGGCGGCGAATCACGCCATCCACGGCGCCCTGGTCGCCACCAACTTCTTCGGCCTCAACACGATCCCGATCGCGGTGAACGAGGCCGACTACGCGCGGATGTGGGTGCAGGCCGCGACGACGATGAGCGCCTATGAGGCCGTCAGCGAATCCGCACTCGCCGCGGTTCCGCCGTCGACGCCCGCGCCGCAGATCATGATGGCGGCCGCGGATACGTCGACCACCCAGCAGCAAGCCACCACCGCGGCGCAGCAGTATCCGTCCTGGATGGATCAGCTCGAGGCGTGGCTCCGGCAGTACACGACCAGTTTCGCGTGGCCCGTGTCCAAGGACCTCAACCCCGGCGGCTGGCCCTTCCCGCCGGTGCCTTGGGTCAACAGCCTCGCCTCATTTTTCACGCAGCTGGGACTGTCGCCCACTCTCGCAAGTGCCATGGGCTGGGCCATCTTTCACACCCTGATGATCTTCTGGCCGTTCATCCAGGTCGCGGTTCAGCTGGCCGTCGTCGCCATCCCGGCGATGATGGTTATTGCCGCTGCGGGAGCCGCCGGTGCGGCGGCGGGCGCGGCGGCGATCGCGGTGAGCACCGCGGTTCCCCTGGCGATTCAGCCGCAGCTGCCCGCGATGGCACCCACGCCGATGCCCACCGCGCCGGCCCCGGCGGGATTCGGCAATGTGCCGAGCACCTCAAGCGCCAGCGCACCCGCGCCCGCCCCCGCTTCTGCGACGGCCGCCCCCTCGCCCGGAGCCCCACCGGCCGGTGCCCCACCCGGAGTTAGCTTCGGTCCGACCAGCACTACCGGACTCGGGGCGGGCCTGTCCGACGCGCTCTGGGCCGTCGGCCTGTCGGGCTTGTCGGGGAGCAGTAGTGCGAAGAATCGCTCACGCCGCAAGTCCGAGGAGCCCGCGTCGGACGACGCCGACGCGCCGGGTGCGGCCGCGGCGGCATCCGCCAAGGAGAAGTTGAAGGCCCGGCGGCGTCGGGCGCAAGACGCCAAGGACAAGGCCTACCGCTACGAATACATGGACCTGGAGGACGCGCCTGCCGGGCCGGACGACGAGCCCGTCACCTCGGTAGGGGAGTCCGGCGCGGGGCCGCTCGGATTTGCCGGGGCCGCAGTCAAATCCGGTGCCGGCCACGCCGCGGGGCTCACGACGCTGGGCGGCGACGGGCTGAACGACGGACCGTCGGTGCCGATGCTGCCGAGCAGCTGGGGCCACGACGGCAAGTGA
- a CDS encoding precorrin-2 C(20)-methyltransferase — protein MTSRGTLWGVGLGPGDPELVTVKAARVIGEADVVAYHSARHGRSIARGIAEPYLRPGQIEEHLVYPVTTETTDHPGGYAGAIEDFYVEATQRIAAHLAAGRNVALLAEGDPLFYSSYMHLHTRLTQRFDAVIVPGVTSVSAASAAVATPLVAGDEVLSILPGTLPVAELTRRLADADAAVVLKLGRSYHAVREALSASGRLDEAFYVERASTAAQRISPAADVDEASVPYFSLAMLPGGRRFERSPVGAVAVVGLGPGDNDWMTPQSRRELAAATDLIGYGNYLDRVPVRDGQQRHPSDNTDEPARARLACALAEQGRAVAVVSSGDPGVFAMATAVLEEAKQWPGVEVRVIPAMTAAQAVASRVGAPLGHDYAVISLSDRLKPWDVIETRLAAAAAADLVLAIYNPASKSRTWQVGAMRDVLLTQREPGTPVVIGRNVSGPDESVRVVRLADLDAADVDMRCLLIVGSSQTQWYTGDSGDKVFTPRRYPT, from the coding sequence ATGACAAGTCGCGGCACACTCTGGGGCGTTGGGCTGGGACCCGGCGACCCGGAGTTGGTCACGGTCAAGGCCGCCCGGGTGATCGGCGAGGCCGACGTGGTCGCTTACCACAGCGCCCGGCACGGCCGCAGTATCGCCCGCGGCATCGCCGAACCGTATCTCCGGCCGGGCCAGATCGAGGAGCACCTCGTCTATCCGGTGACCACCGAGACGACCGATCATCCCGGCGGCTATGCCGGTGCGATCGAGGACTTCTATGTCGAAGCCACCCAGCGCATCGCCGCGCACCTCGCCGCCGGACGCAATGTGGCGCTGCTGGCCGAGGGCGATCCGCTGTTCTACAGCTCCTATATGCATTTGCACACCCGGCTGACCCAGCGGTTCGACGCCGTCATCGTGCCGGGGGTGACGTCGGTGAGCGCCGCCTCGGCCGCCGTCGCTACGCCGCTGGTGGCCGGCGACGAGGTGCTGTCGATACTGCCGGGCACCCTGCCGGTCGCCGAGCTGACCCGGCGGCTCGCCGACGCGGACGCTGCGGTGGTGCTCAAGCTCGGCCGCTCGTATCACGCTGTCCGGGAAGCACTTTCGGCGTCCGGACGGCTGGACGAGGCGTTCTATGTGGAGCGGGCCAGCACCGCCGCGCAACGTATTTCGCCGGCCGCGGACGTCGACGAGGCCAGCGTGCCGTACTTCTCATTGGCCATGCTGCCGGGCGGGCGGCGGTTCGAACGGTCGCCGGTCGGGGCCGTCGCGGTCGTGGGACTGGGTCCCGGCGACAACGACTGGATGACACCGCAAAGCCGACGCGAGCTGGCCGCCGCGACCGACCTGATCGGCTACGGCAACTACCTGGATCGCGTCCCGGTGCGCGACGGTCAGCAGCGCCATCCCAGCGACAACACCGACGAACCGGCGCGGGCCCGCCTGGCCTGCGCGCTGGCCGAACAGGGCCGTGCCGTGGCAGTGGTGTCGTCGGGCGATCCGGGAGTGTTCGCGATGGCCACCGCCGTCCTGGAAGAGGCCAAACAATGGCCCGGAGTAGAGGTCCGCGTGATCCCGGCGATGACCGCCGCGCAGGCCGTCGCCAGCCGGGTCGGTGCGCCGCTGGGGCACGACTACGCGGTGATTTCGTTGTCGGACCGGCTCAAGCCGTGGGACGTGATCGAGACGCGCCTGGCCGCCGCGGCCGCCGCCGATTTGGTGCTGGCCATCTACAACCCGGCGTCCAAGAGCCGGACCTGGCAGGTCGGCGCCATGCGCGACGTCTTGCTGACCCAGCGCGAACCGGGAACGCCGGTTGTGATCGGGCGCAACGTATCCGGGCCCGACGAAAGCGTCCGGGTGGTGCGGTTGGCCGACCTGGATGCCGCCGACGTCGACATGCGCTGCCTGCTGATCGTCGGATCGTCTCAAACCCAGTGGTACACAGGCGATTCCGGCGACAAGGTGTTCACGCCCCGGCGTTATCCGACCTGA
- the sigC gene encoding RNA polymerase sigma factor SigC, with product MTASSDDQAVTDLALAAARGNERALEAFIKATQQDVWRFVTYLSDAGSADDLTQETFLRAIGAIERFSGRSSARTWLLSIARRVVADHIRHVQSRPRSAAGANPEQVHNGDRHARGFEDLVEVTTMIANLTREQREALLLTQLLGLPYADAAAVCGCPVGTIRSRVARARDALLADAERDDRTG from the coding sequence ATGACCGCGTCCAGCGACGACCAGGCCGTTACCGACCTGGCCTTGGCCGCCGCACGCGGGAACGAGCGAGCACTCGAGGCGTTCATCAAAGCCACTCAGCAAGACGTGTGGCGATTCGTCACTTACCTATCCGACGCGGGCAGCGCCGACGATCTGACTCAGGAAACCTTCCTGCGGGCGATCGGCGCGATCGAGCGGTTCTCCGGGCGCTCCAGCGCCCGCACCTGGCTGCTCTCGATCGCGCGCCGCGTGGTCGCCGATCACATTCGCCACGTCCAGTCGCGGCCGCGCTCCGCCGCGGGTGCCAACCCCGAGCAGGTGCACAACGGCGACCGGCACGCGCGCGGTTTCGAGGACCTGGTCGAGGTGACGACGATGATCGCCAACCTCACCCGCGAACAGCGCGAAGCCCTGTTGCTGACCCAGCTGCTCGGGCTGCCCTACGCCGACGCCGCCGCCGTGTGTGGCTGCCCCGTGGGCACCATCCGGTCCCGCGTCGCCCGTGCCCGCGATGCCCTGCTGGCCGACGCGGAACGCGACGACCGGACCGGTTAG
- a CDS encoding precorrin-8X methylmutase has product MLDYIRDAAEIYRQSFATIRAEADLARFPADIAQVVVRLIHTCGQVDVAEHVAFTASVVARTRTALRDGAPVLCDSSMVAAGITKARLPAGNEVVSLVADPRAPELAKRGHITRSAAGVELWADRLDGAVLAIGNAPTALFRLLELVDEGAAAPVAVLGGPVGFVGSAQSKQELIDNPRGMSYLVVRGRRGGSAMAAAAVNAIASDAE; this is encoded by the coding sequence CGCGCCGAGGCCGACCTGGCACGTTTTCCCGCCGACATAGCGCAGGTCGTGGTCCGGTTGATCCACACCTGCGGGCAGGTTGACGTCGCCGAGCATGTCGCCTTCACGGCCTCCGTGGTGGCGCGGACCAGGACCGCGCTGCGAGATGGCGCCCCCGTGCTGTGCGATTCGTCGATGGTGGCCGCCGGGATCACCAAGGCACGGCTGCCTGCCGGCAACGAGGTCGTGTCGTTGGTGGCCGACCCCCGCGCACCCGAGCTGGCCAAGCGAGGGCACATCACCCGCTCGGCGGCGGGCGTGGAACTGTGGGCTGACCGACTCGACGGCGCGGTGCTGGCGATCGGCAATGCGCCCACTGCCCTGTTCCGGCTGCTCGAACTCGTCGACGAGGGAGCCGCGGCGCCGGTGGCGGTGCTGGGCGGGCCGGTGGGATTCGTCGGCTCGGCCCAGTCCAAGCAGGAGCTGATCGACAACCCGCGCGGAATGTCGTATCTGGTGGTGCGAGGTCGTCGCGGTGGCAGCGCGATGGCCGCCGCAGCCGTCAACGCGATCGCGAGCGACGCCGAATGA
- a CDS encoding SDR family NAD(P)-dependent oxidoreductase, whose amino-acid sequence MDDTGAGPVLILGGRSEIGIELARRLAQGSTVVLAARRADQLDEQVAAVKAAGATAVHTREFDADDLASHGPLIAEVIAEHGPIGTAVLAFGILGDQARAEADAAHAVAVVHTDYVAQVNMLTLIAKAMRAADRGSLVVFSSIAGARVRRANYVYGSAKAGLDGFASGLADALHGTGVHLLISRPGFVIGRMTEGMTPAPLSSTPEQVAAATARALAKGRRTVWIPWALGPAAAVMRMLPQFIWRRMPR is encoded by the coding sequence GTGGACGACACGGGCGCAGGTCCAGTTCTAATTCTGGGCGGCCGCAGCGAGATCGGCATTGAGCTCGCGCGACGGCTGGCTCAAGGGTCGACGGTGGTGCTGGCCGCACGCCGAGCCGATCAGCTCGACGAGCAGGTCGCCGCGGTCAAAGCAGCCGGCGCGACAGCAGTGCACACCAGGGAGTTCGACGCCGACGACCTGGCCTCGCATGGCCCGTTGATCGCAGAAGTCATCGCCGAGCACGGACCCATCGGCACCGCGGTGCTGGCCTTCGGAATCCTCGGCGATCAGGCTCGCGCCGAGGCCGACGCCGCCCATGCCGTCGCCGTTGTGCACACCGACTACGTCGCTCAGGTCAACATGCTGACCCTGATCGCGAAAGCCATGCGCGCGGCCGACCGTGGATCCCTGGTGGTGTTCTCGTCGATCGCCGGCGCACGCGTGCGTCGGGCCAACTACGTCTACGGCTCGGCGAAGGCCGGCCTGGACGGCTTCGCCAGCGGCCTGGCCGACGCGCTGCACGGCACCGGGGTGCACTTGCTCATCTCGCGGCCCGGATTCGTGATCGGGCGTATGACAGAGGGCATGACGCCGGCGCCGCTGTCCAGCACTCCCGAGCAGGTCGCCGCCGCGACCGCGCGGGCGTTGGCCAAAGGTCGGCGCACGGTGTGGATCCCATGGGCGTTGGGGCCCGCGGCGGCCGTGATGCGGATGCTGCCGCAATTCATCTGGCGCAGGATGCCGCGATGA